Proteins found in one Leptidea sinapis chromosome 23, ilLepSina1.1, whole genome shotgun sequence genomic segment:
- the LOC126971365 gene encoding nicastrin produces the protein MYLIITVTLFILGISEVINGERLHGRIYSSIEGSAACFRRLNATHQVGCSSSDNGTVGVVHMINDISDAQWLVYNSSAGPYIGVVSTNTFNSVIGLLIEKHSSIAGILVYDNVTMRPSSFSPETKCPNDYPGSNCSSQQGGVSWNEMGTGLLRTDIPFPIFFLPYEKADELEKIEKCYKSFNLDKDNQRGKSLCSLQLNSFMYAAVNSAVCLRRSASSAFLTSTKVCDPLGDYNVYYSLFPRVQNETKSMPVTLVTARIDSASLFDGIAPGAASAVVGMATLIVSAVTLSQMIPDTDAKLYDRNVLWTLFNGESFDYIGSQRVAYDLSRGAWPAVSPLSPADIKLHIEIGQLGGSLQLFKDNTSWPLHAFAPYSELPSEVTVFLAKMDQLFGKRNMTYLEPELTTNLPPSSLHSFRRILTNATQSGLLPEVLLTDHKQTFTNMYYESALDDFHNIVYNYHNISIGSDGVFRTTEELIADGNMTENEAQVKIAKVATVLAQTLYEQVTGVAYNGSLETSAHLVDELLHCFLQSQSCRLLIAADYASNGEESSVEKAAPLYVGVSTWATRPALYAGHLLALLTGTHRNISSEACNALNDTNYSQYYLKGWDHKGVCIQTTMNFSQAVSPAFVKTDYNFTSGEYSTWTESVWQTMWVRVFVSSSGAGARLAAITGVFATVLAAVTTYWLQNYAPLVFSLPASSAVTSDGASGILRTVNC, from the exons ATGTATCTTATTATAACTGTGACATTATTTATATTGGGCATATCTGAAG TAATTAATGGCGAAAGGCTACATGGACGAATATATTCATCTATTGAAGGAAGTGCAGCATGTTTTCGAAGATTAAATGCTACACATCAAGTAGGATGTTCAT cTTCTGATAATGGAACAGTCGGTGTTGTCCATATGATTAATGATATATCAGATGCACAATGGCTGGTGTACAACTCAAGTGCTGGACCATACATTGGTGTTGTCAGCACCAATACTTTTAATAGTGTTATAggattattgattgagaaacaTTCTTCTATTGCTGGGATCTTGGTCTATGACAATGTCACAATGAG gCCAAGTTCATTCAGCCCAGAAACAAAGTGTCCAAATGATTATCCGGGAAGTAACTGCTCTTCCCAACAGGGTGGTGTTAGTTGGAATGAGATGGGAACTGGTTTATTAAGAACGGATATTCCATTCCCTATTTTCTTTCTTCCATATGAGAAGGCAGATGAGCTTGAGAAAATTGAAAAATGCTACAAAAG CTTTAATCTGGATAAGGATAATCAAAGAGGAAAGTCACTGTGCTCTCTCCAGTTGAATTCTTTTATGTATGCGGCTGTTAATAGTGCAGTCTGTCTAAGAAG GTCAGCATCATCAGCATTTTTGACGTCAACTAAAGTTTGTGATCCGTTGGGTGACTACAATGTGTATTACTCACTTTTTCCACGTGTCCAG AACGAAACGAAAAGCATGCCAGTTACACTGGTAACAGCCAGAATTGATTCAGCTTCCCTCTTTGATG GTATTGCACCTGGTGCAGCTAGTGCAGTGGTTGGAATGGCAACATTGATTGTGTCAGCTGTCACATTGTCACAAATGATCCCTGATACAGATGCAAAACTCTACG ATCGTAATGTGCTTTGGACACTATTCAACGGTGAATCATTCGACTACATCGGGTCGCAGCGCGTCGCGTACGATCTGAGTCGAGGGGCGTGGCCAGCTGTCAGTCCGCTCTCACCAGCTGACATTAAGCTGCACATAGAGATCGGACAGCTCGGGGGTTCCCTGCAACTGTTCAAGGACAACACATCCTGGCCCCTGCACGCTTTTGCACCGTACAGCGAATTGCCTTCAGAG GTCACTGTATTCCTAGCTAAAATGGATCAGTTATTCGGTAAAAGAAACATGACGTACCTAGAACCGGAGCTAACTACAAATCTGCCACCGTCCTCGCTTCATTCCTTCCGTCGGATCCTCACAAATGCCACTCAGAGCGGGCTGCTTCCCGAAGTACTGTTGACCGATCACAAGCAGACGTTCACCAACATGTACTACGAGTCGGCCCTTGATGATTTTCACAATATTGTGTacaattatcataacatcagcATCGGCAGTGATGGAGTGT TTAGGACTACAGAAGAGTTGATAGCTGATGGAAACATGACTGAGAACGAAGCGCAAGTGAAAATAGCGAAGGTGGCGACCGTGCTAGCGCAGACATTGTACGAACAGGTCACGGGTGTCGCATACAACGGCTCGCTGGAGACTTCTGCTCACCTG GTGGACGAATTGCTCCATTGTTTCCTTCAAAGCCAGTCGTGCCGGCTGCTCATAGCGGCGGACTACGCCAGCAACGGCGAGGAGTCTTCGGTGGAGAAGGCGGCGCCGCTGTATGTGGGCGTGTCCACGTGGGCGACCCGGCCCGCCCTCTACGCCGGACACCTGCTGGCGCTGCTAACGGGCACACACCGGAACATCAGCAGCGAGGCGTGCAACGCGCTGAACGATACG AACTATTCACAATACTATTTAAAAGGATGGGACCACAAAGGCGTTTGTATACAGACAACAATGAACTTTAGTCAAGCTGTCAGTCCAGCGTTTGTTAAAAcag ATTACAACTTCACATCCGGTGAATATTCAACGTGGACGGAGTCTGTGTGGCAGACGATGTGGGTGCGAGTGTTTGTGAGTTCGAGCGGCGCGGGCGCCAGGTTGGCGGCCATTACGGGCGTGTTTGCGACCGTCCTAGCGGCCGTCACCACCTATTGGCTGCAGAACTACGCGCCTCTGGTGTTCAGTCTGCCGGCAAGCTCTGCGGTCACCAGTGACGGAGCGTCAGG AATATTGCGGACAGTGAACTGTTAG